One genomic window of Chitinophagaceae bacterium includes the following:
- a CDS encoding O-antigen ligase family protein: MIPTTNTQLNSLTRGSQPPIDKLWLKLFYIFFGLLFICAFASIYTENYLLLLIPGSILFIYLCINDFRSIYFLLLFLLPLSTEVALPGGFATDFPTEPLIAGLMLLFFCAVAARPAIFNQEVLKSPIIFLLLIHFCWILVATAYSADPLVSVKYSLAKMWYIITFVFVTGLVIKELTTFKTAFWCILIPLLFTAVYSLVRHSRYDFSFQTVNEQMIPFFRNHVNYACTLAQIMPFVVLAIGWYKKKSLARRFLLFSFALLLVAIYFAYTRSAWLSLIGACFMYIIIRNKLTGWLLTAGLAAMLGFMIYMSVQNHYLNYAPDFEHTIYHPELEDHLLSTFEGEDVSSAERVYRWIAGVRMWLDRPVIGYGPGNFYGFYKAFTVTSFKTYVSENPERSSVHNYFLLLLTEQGIIGLLIFLALTIVLLMQGQRIYHQTIDREEKRYVMAVLLCLVIIYVNTMLSDLIETDKIGSFFFICIALLVNQDVRNKKLRNQVSGSK; encoded by the coding sequence ATGATTCCTACTACAAACACTCAACTTAATAGCTTAACACGAGGCAGCCAACCACCCATTGATAAATTGTGGTTGAAACTGTTTTATATTTTTTTTGGCTTGTTGTTTATCTGTGCCTTTGCAAGCATTTATACAGAGAATTATCTTTTGCTGCTCATTCCGGGTAGTATACTTTTTATCTACCTGTGTATAAATGATTTCAGAAGTATCTATTTTTTGTTGCTTTTTCTGCTTCCTCTTTCCACGGAAGTTGCTTTACCTGGCGGCTTTGCAACTGATTTCCCTACAGAACCTTTGATTGCAGGACTCATGCTGCTTTTCTTTTGCGCCGTTGCCGCAAGGCCTGCAATATTTAATCAGGAAGTTTTAAAAAGCCCGATCATTTTTTTGCTGCTGATTCATTTTTGCTGGATCCTGGTGGCTACCGCATATTCCGCTGATCCGCTTGTTTCTGTTAAATATTCTCTTGCAAAAATGTGGTACATCATCACCTTCGTTTTTGTAACAGGGCTTGTGATCAAAGAGCTGACGACATTCAAAACAGCTTTCTGGTGTATTTTGATTCCCTTGTTGTTTACTGCTGTTTATAGTTTAGTCCGCCATTCGAGGTATGATTTCTCTTTTCAGACAGTGAATGAACAAATGATTCCCTTCTTTCGCAACCATGTAAATTATGCCTGCACGCTTGCGCAGATCATGCCTTTTGTTGTGTTGGCTATTGGATGGTATAAGAAGAAGTCTTTAGCACGAAGATTTCTACTGTTTTCATTCGCATTGCTGCTGGTGGCTATTTATTTTGCCTATACACGATCTGCCTGGCTCTCGTTGATTGGTGCCTGTTTCATGTACATTATTATCAGAAACAAACTCACAGGATGGTTGCTGACAGCAGGACTGGCAGCCATGTTGGGATTTATGATTTACATGAGTGTTCAAAATCATTACCTGAATTATGCACCCGACTTTGAGCACACCATTTATCATCCGGAACTGGAAGATCATTTACTTTCCACTTTTGAAGGCGAAGATGTTTCGAGTGCGGAACGTGTCTATCGCTGGATTGCAGGTGTGCGCATGTGGTTAGACCGGCCCGTGATCGGTTACGGCCCCGGAAATTTTTATGGCTTCTATAAAGCTTTTACGGTAACGAGTTTTAAAACCTATGTAAGCGAAAATCCGGAGCGTTCATCCGTACACAACTACTTCCTCTTATTGCTTACGGAACAGGGTATTATCGGCTTGCTCATCTTCCTCGCATTAACCATTGTTTTGCTGATGCAGGGTCAGCGCATTTATCATCAAACAATCGACCGGGAAGAAAAACGATATGTGATGGCGGTGCTGCTTTGCCTGGTAATTATTTATGTGAATACAATGCTCAGCGATCTTATTGAAACCGATAAGATCGGTTCCTTCTTTTTTATCTGTATCGCTTTATTGGTGAACCAGGATGTCCGGAATAAAAAACTGAGGAATCAGGTGTCAGGCTCAAAATAA
- a CDS encoding Uma2 family endonuclease: MFKKVTLGFSMETEVKRKIVTSEEYEKLPEGSPYQLINGELIMSPAPKDNHQAILIELAAGIFLHVKEKLLGSIRTAPYDVHFDEENIFQPDIIFLSNENLKNVLDDGYFHGVPELVIEILSTGTANYDLTKKMHVYEHFGVREYFVIHPVDKEVHCYRLQEHKFKEAYIESGIIRSEVLQAEFVF, translated from the coding sequence ATGTTTAAAAAGGTAACTTTAGGTTTCAGTATGGAAACAGAAGTAAAAAGGAAAATAGTAACATCGGAAGAATATGAAAAACTTCCGGAAGGATCGCCCTATCAACTTATTAATGGAGAACTTATCATGTCGCCGGCCCCAAAGGATAATCACCAGGCAATTCTTATCGAATTAGCAGCAGGTATTTTTTTGCATGTAAAGGAAAAATTGTTGGGTAGTATTCGTACCGCTCCTTATGATGTTCATTTTGATGAAGAAAATATTTTTCAACCGGATATTATTTTTCTATCCAATGAAAACCTGAAAAATGTGCTTGATGACGGATATTTTCATGGTGTTCCGGAACTGGTAATAGAAATACTGTCAACCGGAACTGCGAATTATGATTTAACAAAGAAGATGCACGTTTACGAGCATTTTGGCGTAAGGGAATATTTTGTTATTCATCCTGTTGACAAAGAGGTTCATTGTTACCGGTTACAGGAACACAAATTTAAGGAAGCGTATATTGAATCAGGAATTATAAGGTCTGAAGTACTTCAGGCGGAATTTGTTTTTTAA
- a CDS encoding SpoIIE family protein phosphatase — protein MKVAPVNIELHVEQLQQQLLLKELELNSLLRITQAMNNNISSQGLLLLYEDILVKQIGAGKVAVFIYDGDWLCSNAIGIDTDFAGKLIRKYLLSFKQVTRLEKNNHPLAEYFDVVVPVYHKEFPIAFTFVGNIQRDPLFKLEEKLNYIQTISNIIGVAIENKRMFRANTKETTLKSELELAGQMQTMLIPGKLPDDEQISIAGVYLPFREVGGDYYDYIELNKDECIFCIGDISGKGIAAALLMANFQASVRSYAEQQPSLGALIQSLNGRVNEITKGEKYITFFIAKFNFVTREMQYINAGHNPAVLFHEGETRLLPGRLYDSGYV, from the coding sequence ATGAAGGTCGCACCTGTTAATATTGAACTACATGTAGAACAACTACAACAACAGTTGTTGTTGAAGGAGCTTGAGTTGAATTCATTGCTCCGGATTACGCAGGCCATGAACAATAATATTTCATCGCAAGGCTTGCTGCTATTGTATGAAGATATATTGGTGAAGCAGATTGGTGCAGGCAAAGTGGCAGTGTTTATTTATGATGGAGATTGGTTATGCTCGAATGCGATTGGTATTGATACGGATTTCGCCGGTAAGCTCATCAGAAAGTACCTGTTGTCGTTTAAGCAGGTAACAAGACTTGAGAAAAACAATCATCCGCTTGCTGAATATTTTGATGTGGTAGTGCCTGTTTATCACAAAGAATTTCCCATAGCATTTACATTTGTCGGTAATATTCAAAGAGATCCTCTTTTTAAGCTGGAAGAAAAACTCAATTATATACAAACCATTTCCAATATTATAGGTGTAGCCATAGAAAATAAGCGGATGTTCAGGGCGAATACCAAAGAAACCACTCTTAAATCAGAACTGGAATTGGCAGGGCAGATGCAGACGATGCTCATACCCGGAAAGTTGCCGGATGATGAACAGATATCTATTGCCGGCGTTTACCTTCCTTTCCGGGAGGTGGGCGGTGACTACTATGATTATATTGAACTGAATAAGGATGAATGCATTTTTTGTATTGGTGATATTTCCGGGAAAGGAATTGCCGCAGCCTTGCTGATGGCGAATTTCCAGGCCAGTGTGCGCTCCTATGCGGAACAACAACCGTCGCTTGGCGCGTTGATTCAGAGCTTAAATGGAAGAGTAAATGAAATTACCAAAGGGGAGAAGTACATCACTTTTTTCATTGCCAAATTCAATTTCGTAACACGGGAAATGCAGTATATAAATGCGGGACATAATCCTGCTGTTTTATTTCACGAAGGAGAAACACGTTTGCTTCCAGGAAGGTTGTACGATTCTGGGTATGTTTGA
- a CDS encoding T9SS type A sorting domain-containing protein: MKKRYTILAIFLLCFQQLVFGQIDTLVFENFENDPTTYIEPTFPNGDDETWVNYDQDGFNDGSGTGRPGEWFWTFGFADIDTSTLVFASNSWTSPANLVANYLILPPLNIEDASAQLSWKSAPYQTPRYLDGYYVVVSTDCNVEECFTDTLFKAAEYLSVGALDVDSGFSHYTFSSGWVHGEDGTYTEYHNDSARFVGVLQPQSVSLAAYVGQKIYIAIVHGSKDDNLLSVDDILVTQNEITGIHETTAAISTLNIYPNPSNSISTIHFNLNRTSSVTTTISDITGRIVKTIYAGVLIKGNQQITLDVSDLAAGNYDVVVQHNAGKVSGKIVVQ, translated from the coding sequence ATGAAAAAACGCTACACCATCCTCGCCATTTTTCTTTTATGTTTTCAACAACTTGTATTTGGCCAAATAGACACACTTGTATTTGAAAATTTTGAAAATGATCCCACAACTTACATCGAACCCACATTCCCGAATGGCGATGATGAAACCTGGGTGAATTACGACCAGGATGGATTCAATGATGGCAGCGGCACCGGACGACCCGGTGAGTGGTTCTGGACGTTTGGATTTGCAGATATTGATACTTCAACACTGGTGTTTGCCAGCAACTCCTGGACTTCCCCTGCCAATTTAGTTGCGAACTACCTGATTCTCCCACCCTTAAACATAGAAGATGCCAGCGCACAACTGAGTTGGAAATCCGCTCCCTATCAAACACCGCGTTACCTCGATGGCTATTATGTGGTGGTTTCAACCGATTGTAATGTGGAAGAATGTTTTACCGATACACTCTTCAAAGCAGCAGAATATCTTTCTGTGGGAGCTTTGGATGTGGATAGTGGATTCAGCCATTATACTTTCTCGTCTGGATGGGTGCATGGCGAGGATGGAACTTATACGGAATACCACAATGATTCAGCACGCTTCGTTGGGGTATTGCAGCCACAATCCGTGAGTCTGGCCGCTTATGTTGGCCAGAAAATATACATCGCTATTGTACATGGATCAAAAGACGATAACCTGTTGAGTGTGGATGATATACTGGTTACGCAAAATGAAATTACCGGCATTCATGAAACAACAGCAGCTATTTCAACATTGAATATCTATCCTAATCCTTCCAATTCAATCTCCACCATCCATTTTAATTTGAACCGCACTTCATCTGTTACCACAACTATTTCCGACATAACCGGAAGAATTGTAAAAACGATTTATGCTGGTGTATTGATAAAAGGGAATCAGCAAATAACGTTGGATGTTTCTGATTTAGCCGCAGGCAATTATGATGTCGTGGTTCAACACAATGCAGGAAAGGTGAGTGGGAAAATAGTTGTGCAGTGA
- a CDS encoding cystathionine gamma-synthase, producing the protein MKFATKVLHAGIEPDPTTGAIMTPIYQTSTYVQEAPGDHKGYEYARTQNPTRNVLQNNLAALENGKFGLCFSSGMAATDAVIKLLNPGDEVLSTNDLYGGSYRIFTKVFERYGVKFKFIPMHESGTIEKHITPHTKLLWLETPTNPMMNIIDIAAAVAAAKSVGALVCVDNTFASPYLQNPLDLGADLVLHSVTKYISGHSDVVMGAIVTKDEELHERLKFLQNACGGVPGPQDCFLVLRGIKTLHLRMARHCENALKMAAFLSDHSKVQTVLFPGLTSHPNHEIAKKQMRGFGGMISFTLKGNKMEDAIKVLSGTKLFSLAESLGGVESLIGHPASMTHASIPKEEREKNGLVDSLIRLSVGVEDIDDLMEDIQQAIG; encoded by the coding sequence ATGAAATTCGCCACCAAAGTACTGCATGCCGGCATTGAACCCGATCCAACTACAGGAGCTATCATGACGCCTATTTATCAAACCTCCACGTATGTGCAGGAAGCGCCGGGTGATCACAAAGGTTATGAATACGCACGTACTCAAAATCCAACACGTAATGTGTTGCAGAATAATCTCGCCGCATTGGAAAACGGCAAATTTGGATTGTGCTTTTCCAGTGGCATGGCTGCAACTGATGCAGTCATCAAATTGCTGAATCCCGGCGATGAAGTGCTTTCCACCAACGATCTGTATGGTGGATCCTATCGCATTTTCACAAAAGTGTTTGAACGGTATGGCGTGAAATTTAAATTCATTCCCATGCATGAATCCGGTACGATTGAAAAACACATAACACCCCATACTAAATTATTGTGGCTGGAAACTCCAACCAACCCGATGATGAACATTATTGATATTGCCGCCGCTGTTGCTGCGGCAAAAAGCGTGGGCGCATTGGTATGTGTTGACAATACTTTCGCTTCCCCATACCTGCAAAATCCATTGGATCTCGGTGCAGATCTGGTTTTGCATTCGGTTACAAAATATATATCCGGACATAGTGATGTGGTGATGGGTGCTATTGTTACTAAGGATGAAGAATTGCATGAGCGTTTGAAATTTTTGCAAAATGCCTGTGGCGGTGTGCCCGGACCACAGGATTGCTTTTTGGTATTGCGCGGTATCAAGACACTTCATCTGCGAATGGCACGTCATTGCGAAAATGCATTGAAGATGGCAGCATTTTTATCGGACCATTCTAAGGTGCAGACGGTACTTTTTCCCGGATTAACAAGCCATCCGAATCATGAGATTGCAAAAAAGCAAATGCGCGGATTTGGCGGCATGATTTCCTTTACGTTAAAAGGAAATAAAATGGAAGATGCCATCAAGGTGCTTTCCGGAACAAAATTATTCTCGCTTGCAGAATCATTGGGCGGTGTGGAATCGCTCATCGGTCATCCTGCTTCGATGACGCATGCTTCTATTCCTAAAGAAGAGCGGGAGAAAAATGGATTGGTTGATTCTTTAATCCGCCTCAGTGTAGGTGTGGAAGATATTGATGACCTGATGGAAGATATTCAACAGGCCATCGGATGA
- a CDS encoding SpoIIE family protein phosphatase has translation MFEKLPYVNVQSVTLGNKFTVFCYTDGLTDVESEAKQMLELKDIISLIEENIALPPSAINKKIVDHLVAFKGARLINDDVSILTCVVY, from the coding sequence ATGTTTGAGAAGCTGCCTTACGTAAATGTGCAAAGTGTTACACTTGGCAATAAGTTTACGGTTTTTTGTTATACCGACGGACTCACGGATGTTGAAAGTGAAGCAAAGCAGATGCTTGAATTAAAGGATATCATCAGCCTGATTGAGGAAAACATTGCGCTCCCGCCTTCGGCAATAAATAAAAAGATTGTCGATCATCTCGTTGCGTTCAAGGGTGCCCGCCTGATTAATGATGACGTGAGTATACTGACTTGTGTGGTGTATTGA
- a CDS encoding peptidase C1, whose amino-acid sequence MPIRMVGDDNPQQRDNYPGGGRRPGGGGGFSILAFLPMLIGLFRKNPKTGIVLLIIAGAAYYFLGGNFSPGTNTASQYLSTGAEFDPALYDKTEVFEPLADNVKNPLPERVTLEKYCPKRLNQGEQGSCVGWGNAYAARTILEAQRTGQNPNQVAFSPSYLYNQISLDGCQGSYIEKAMDVMQGQGVLPLSQFPYNEQSCSNQPSSAQKQAATQFKMTGYNRLTKSGDNQEVDMLAIKQNLAQGAPVVVGMMVGGSFMQPMMGQEVWVPSSNDYNMMNFGGHCMCIVGYDDFKYGNEGAFQLMNSWGTEWGQNGLAWIRYKDFAYFTKEAYGVYPMGNADKPLSNNLSVQFGLIDNATQKNIPLRNNGGILFNTSKPIAKGTKFKIQVTNTLECYTYLFGQETDNSSYVLFPYTPKHSPYCGITGTRLFPKDFSMQADEAGSKDFMAIVVTKKPIDYKQLNTAISQQSGSYEEKVKKALGNQLLQSVSFNPGENISFTLNNVKDGAVAMVIEVDKR is encoded by the coding sequence ATGCCAATCAGAATGGTCGGAGACGACAACCCTCAACAAAGAGATAATTATCCCGGTGGCGGGCGACGTCCGGGTGGTGGCGGCGGTTTTTCCATCCTCGCCTTTCTTCCGATGTTGATCGGATTGTTCAGGAAAAATCCAAAGACAGGCATTGTATTGCTGATAATCGCCGGAGCAGCGTATTATTTTTTGGGTGGAAATTTTTCTCCGGGCACAAACACTGCTTCACAATATCTTTCAACAGGCGCTGAATTTGATCCTGCCTTGTATGATAAAACGGAAGTATTTGAACCATTGGCAGATAATGTTAAGAATCCTTTGCCCGAAAGAGTTACGCTGGAAAAATACTGCCCTAAAAGATTGAACCAGGGTGAACAAGGTTCCTGTGTAGGTTGGGGAAATGCATATGCAGCACGTACCATTCTCGAGGCGCAACGCACAGGTCAGAATCCTAACCAGGTTGCGTTCAGTCCTTCGTATTTGTATAATCAAATCTCTCTCGATGGCTGCCAGGGTTCTTACATTGAAAAGGCCATGGATGTAATGCAGGGACAAGGTGTGCTTCCGCTTTCACAGTTTCCATACAATGAACAGAGCTGTTCCAACCAACCTTCTTCCGCTCAAAAACAAGCGGCAACACAATTTAAAATGACCGGCTATAACCGGCTTACAAAAAGTGGTGACAACCAGGAAGTGGACATGCTGGCCATCAAGCAAAACCTTGCACAAGGTGCTCCTGTAGTAGTAGGCATGATGGTGGGCGGAAGTTTTATGCAACCTATGATGGGACAGGAAGTGTGGGTGCCTTCTTCCAATGATTACAACATGATGAATTTTGGCGGTCATTGCATGTGCATAGTGGGTTATGATGATTTTAAATATGGCAATGAAGGCGCTTTCCAACTCATGAACAGTTGGGGAACTGAATGGGGACAAAACGGTCTTGCCTGGATTCGTTATAAGGACTTCGCTTATTTTACCAAGGAAGCATACGGCGTTTATCCAATGGGCAACGCTGATAAACCACTTTCGAATAATTTGTCGGTGCAGTTTGGATTGATAGACAATGCCACACAGAAAAATATTCCACTAAGAAATAATGGTGGTATCCTATTCAACACTTCAAAACCTATTGCGAAAGGCACGAAGTTTAAAATCCAGGTTACGAATACCTTGGAATGTTATACGTATCTCTTCGGACAAGAGACGGATAATTCCAGCTATGTATTATTTCCTTACACACCTAAGCATTCTCCTTATTGCGGCATCACCGGCACACGTTTGTTTCCAAAAGATTTCTCGATGCAGGCAGATGAAGCAGGCAGCAAAGATTTTATGGCCATCGTGGTTACTAAAAAACCTATCGATTACAAACAATTGAATACTGCCATCAGTCAGCAATCGGGATCGTATGAAGAAAAAGTAAAAAAAGCTTTGGGAAATCAGTTGCTGCAATCGGTAAGTTTCAATCCCGGAGAGAATATCAGTTTTACTTTGAACAATGTGAAAGATGGGGCTGTGGCGATGGTGATTGAGGTGGATAAGAGGTAG
- a CDS encoding oligosaccharide flippase family protein yields MQKLFFRNLVFIVALNVLIKPLWILGIDRTVQNVVGSSAYGMYFVLFNLSMLTQILLDAGISNYNNRHLARNESELPDYLSNIFSIKIALAAIYMVVTLLLGFVIHFSHFEIYLLGVIGLNQVLASLIVYSRSNISALHHFKVDSMISVMDKALMILICGTLLVVPSLRAHFSIEYFIYSQTIAYLVTLIIALGYIIHVSGRFHFHFSWNFATGLFRRSFPFALLILMMAVYSRIDGIMINKLLPETGAHEAGIYASAYRLLDALNQFGYLFAVLLLPIFSRMLGKQQNIESLARTSFTVIFIFSFIICMALSFFSGPIMQLLYHDATEYSSSILSIIIYSFLGTATVYIFGTLLTANGNLKELILISLMAVVLNFTLNLALIPMSHALGAAIAACITNLVIGALNFLLSIKVFHFKANRPLLLRLFVFIIGCYSIFFTTHWWYYNWLSGMILFSLLSLGLAFLLGLIEISKILPLLRSDADTSI; encoded by the coding sequence ATGCAAAAATTATTTTTCAGAAATCTTGTATTTATTGTTGCGCTGAATGTCCTGATCAAGCCCTTATGGATTCTTGGTATTGACCGAACGGTACAAAATGTTGTCGGGTCGTCGGCTTATGGAATGTATTTCGTGCTGTTTAATCTTTCGATGCTGACGCAGATTTTACTGGATGCAGGCATCAGCAATTACAACAACCGTCACCTTGCCCGCAATGAGAGTGAACTCCCGGATTATCTTTCCAATATATTCAGTATCAAAATCGCGCTTGCAGCGATCTACATGGTCGTGACGCTGCTGCTGGGTTTTGTAATACACTTTTCTCACTTTGAAATATACCTGCTTGGCGTGATTGGTTTAAACCAGGTACTTGCATCCCTCATTGTCTATTCCCGTTCCAACATATCTGCGCTCCACCATTTCAAAGTGGACAGTATGATTTCCGTAATGGACAAGGCGTTGATGATTCTTATATGCGGGACATTATTGGTAGTTCCTTCGCTTCGGGCGCACTTCAGCATTGAGTATTTTATTTATTCACAAACGATAGCCTACCTGGTGACGCTGATTATCGCCCTTGGATATATCATCCATGTCAGCGGCCGTTTCCATTTTCACTTTTCCTGGAATTTTGCTACCGGTTTGTTCAGGCGTTCATTTCCTTTTGCTTTGCTCATTTTGATGATGGCTGTTTATTCGCGTATTGATGGCATCATGATTAATAAATTGTTGCCTGAAACAGGCGCCCACGAAGCCGGTATCTATGCATCTGCCTACCGTTTGCTGGATGCACTCAATCAATTCGGTTACCTGTTTGCCGTTTTATTATTACCCATCTTTTCGCGCATGCTTGGCAAGCAACAGAACATCGAGTCGCTTGCACGTACCAGTTTCACCGTCATCTTTATCTTTTCATTCATCATCTGTATGGCATTGTCCTTCTTTTCAGGACCGATCATGCAGTTGTTATACCACGATGCAACGGAATATTCATCTTCTATTCTTTCCATAATTATTTACAGTTTTCTCGGAACAGCCACCGTTTATATATTCGGTACGTTGCTGACTGCCAATGGCAACCTTAAAGAACTCATCCTTATATCATTGATGGCTGTAGTGCTTAACTTCACCTTAAACCTCGCTTTGATTCCAATGAGCCACGCATTGGGTGCTGCAATTGCTGCATGCATTACCAATCTTGTGATCGGGGCACTAAATTTCCTGCTGTCAATAAAAGTATTTCATTTCAAAGCCAACAGGCCTTTGCTATTGCGGCTTTTCGTATTTATTATCGGTTGTTACAGTATATTTTTTACCACACATTGGTGGTATTATAACTGGCTGAGTGGTATGATACTGTTTTCATTGCTTTCATTAGGTCTCGCATTTTTGCTGGGTCTGATTGAGATCAGCAAAATATTGCCTTTATTAAGATCTGATGCCGATACTTCAATATGA
- a CDS encoding glycosyltransferase has product MIVYTIIVLLLTVGYVLLFIFYLTGWFLLPEYVRRADTATTKVSVVIAARNEALNIGALLQDITLQTYPSHLTEIMVVDDFSTDDTAAIVSSFSKRNVKLLRLQDQILEDQFHGSFKKKALEAGITATSGELIITTDADCRMGKDWLATLADFYEKEQCHMVVAPVSFTNEVSVFEKLQSLDFLGMIGITAATLQFNFPVMCNGANLAFRRRSFEAVNGYDGINKVTSGDDVLLMQKIALRWKSSIHFLKNRDAMVTTFAMPELESFIQQRIRWTSKSKHYVDWRINANLLWVYLFNLSIVFTTLMCFFNSTYFFLLAFQLALKMTVEIAFLSGVTAFFNRRKLMRLFLPAQLFHIIYLVVIGTMGNSMKFKWKGRRQ; this is encoded by the coding sequence ATGATAGTCTATACCATCATTGTTCTGTTGTTGACAGTTGGTTACGTGCTCCTCTTCATTTTTTATCTCACCGGATGGTTTCTTTTACCGGAATATGTTCGCCGCGCGGATACAGCCACAACGAAAGTATCGGTGGTGATTGCAGCGAGAAACGAAGCATTAAATATTGGTGCGCTGCTGCAGGATATTACGTTGCAAACCTATCCTTCCCATCTCACTGAAATTATGGTGGTGGACGATTTTTCAACGGATGATACAGCAGCAATTGTCAGCTCATTTTCAAAAAGAAATGTAAAGCTGTTGCGGTTGCAGGATCAAATATTGGAAGATCAATTTCACGGTAGTTTTAAAAAGAAAGCGTTGGAAGCTGGCATCACAGCAACTTCGGGTGAACTGATCATCACCACTGACGCAGATTGCAGAATGGGTAAAGATTGGTTGGCCACGCTGGCTGATTTTTATGAAAAGGAGCAATGTCACATGGTGGTGGCACCTGTTTCATTTACAAACGAAGTTTCTGTTTTTGAAAAATTACAATCCCTGGACTTTCTTGGAATGATTGGAATTACTGCAGCCACTTTGCAATTTAATTTTCCGGTTATGTGCAACGGCGCCAATCTTGCTTTTCGCAGAAGATCATTTGAAGCAGTTAACGGTTATGATGGCATTAATAAGGTAACGTCAGGAGATGATGTATTACTGATGCAAAAAATTGCACTGCGATGGAAAAGCAGCATTCACTTTTTAAAAAACAGGGATGCGATGGTGACCACTTTTGCGATGCCTGAGCTGGAATCATTTATTCAACAACGAATCCGTTGGACTTCCAAATCGAAACATTATGTTGACTGGCGCATCAATGCTAATCTTTTATGGGTTTACCTGTTTAATCTTTCGATCGTGTTTACTACACTGATGTGTTTTTTTAACAGCACTTACTTTTTCTTACTTGCTTTTCAGCTTGCGCTGAAAATGACGGTAGAGATTGCTTTCCTCTCCGGCGTTACCGCTTTTTTCAACCGCCGTAAGCTGATGCGCTTATTTTTGCCGGCGCAATTGTTTCATATCATTTATCTTGTGGTGATTGGCACCATGGGAAATAGCATGAAATTTAAGTGGAAGGGAAGACGCCAATGA
- a CDS encoding DUF86 domain-containing protein: MNEQFSIIGEAIIYVDDEILNKYKYPWHKVRGFRNFILHEYHAIEFGIVWEAIRKDLPELKTVVAEILKKEF; the protein is encoded by the coding sequence ATGAATGAACAATTCAGCATAATTGGAGAAGCAATCATTTATGTTGACGATGAAATACTTAATAAGTATAAATATCCATGGCATAAAGTGAGAGGATTCAGGAATTTTATACTTCACGAATACCATGCAATTGAATTCGGCATTGTATGGGAGGCCATAAGAAAAGATTTACCTGAACTGAAAACAGTGGTTGCTGAAATACTTAAGAAGGAATTTTAG